Proteins encoded within one genomic window of Trichoderma asperellum chromosome 2, complete sequence:
- a CDS encoding uncharacterized protein (EggNog:ENOG41): MSRGGTTLYVTGFSHGTRARDLAYEFERYGRLVRCDIPAPRSTSSRLFAFVEYEDRRDADDAYHEMHNKRIGRDDLLKIEWARTPPSASWRFESGRDRDRRGPRSPRRGRSPSPRRSTRDYSPRKDERRDRDRDYDRDSRRDRDRSRSPEHRDRDRDTKDERDDRDRKENGTNGDERKAESPLPAHDDLDVAE; this comes from the exons ATGTCTCGCGGCGGCACTACCTTATATGTCACAGGCTTTAGCCACGGCACCCGCGCCCGCGATCTCGCCTACGAATTCGAACG ATATGGGCGTCTGGTCCGCTGCGATATTCCTGCGCCGCGATCTACTTCCAGCAGACT GTTTGCTTTCGTAGAATATGAAGACAGGCGCGATGCCGATGACGCATATCATGAAATGCACAACAAACGTATTGGCCGAGATGATCTATTGAAGATCGAG TGGGCTAGAACACCTCCTTCAGCCTCATGGCGCTTCGAATCTGGGCGTGATCGTGATCGTCGTGGACCTCGATCTCCTCGTCGTGGGCGATCACCCTCTCCCCGTCGCAGCACTCGTGACTATTCCCCACGGAAAGACGAACGTCGGGATCGCGACAGAGACTATGATCGCGATAGCCGAAGGGACCGGGATCGCTCTAGAAGCCCTGAACACCG CGACCGAGACCGCGATACTAAAGATGAGCGCGATGATCGCGACCGAAAGGAAAACGGAACTAACGGCGACGAAAGAAAAG CTGAGAGTCCTCTTCCCGCTCATGACGATCTTGATGTTGCTGAGTAG
- a CDS encoding uncharacterized protein (EggNog:ENOG41), whose amino-acid sequence MPAEEVSIIYAENGNSKVATILGILDQFLIQREAEPPTTLEKKVIDDLKQKYRNTPDEYLQVIVQITGPDSIYAAELASQVNAYFSKRSMNQKLKLNYRLTPLPQEDLEGSTGTVIDTWAEGRSPRRATTLSTSSTGKDLSRALQTSNNLQRQKQDAIASAASLHRRGASNPLYRQAAGYYAQQAREHAKRAQEATSTAADILVDQQSTDRTVDLHGVSVQDGVRIARQRALNWWKDLRGSREGPVLDESLTIITGLGRHNTSGISPLRQAVAAALTRDGWKYAVETGRFVVSGRGK is encoded by the coding sequence ATGCCTGCTGAAGAAGTTTCTATAATATACGCCGAAAACGGCAACTCTAAAGTGGCTACCATCTTAGGAATTCTGGATCAGTTCCTCATACAGAGAGAAGCTGAGCCCCCAACAACTCTAGAGAAAAAAGTTATAGATGATCTCAAACAGAAGTACCGCAATACCCCGGACGAGTACTTGCAAGTTATCGTCCAGATAACTGGACCAGATTCTATATATGCTGCGGAGCTCGCGTCACAAGTAAACGCatactttagtaaaagaTCAATGAACCAGAAACTCAAACTGAATTATAGACTGACACCGTTACCCCAAGAAGATCTTGAAGGATCAACGGGGACGGTCATTGATACTTGGGCTGAAGGAAGGAGTCCCCGTCGGGCTACCACATTATCAACGTCTAGCACCGGAAAGGATCTCAGCCGGGCTCTGCAAACATCAAATAATCTACAAAGGCAGAAACAAGATGCGATTGCATCCGCTGCAAGCCTCCATCGACGTGGGGCTTCGAACCCGCTGTATCGGCAGGCAGCAGGTTACTATGCGCAACAAGCTCGCGAACACGCAAAGCGTGCCCAAGAAGCTACGTCCACTGCGGCAGATATATTAGTTGACCAACAAAGCACCGATAGGACAGTTGATTTGCATGGCGTGTCTGTCCAAGATGGAGTGCGAATTGCTCGCCAGCGAGCGTTGAATTGGTGGAAAGATTTACGTGGATCTCGAGAAGGGCCTGTGTTAGACGAAAGTCTCACTATCATTACTGGTTTGGGACGTCATAATACAAGTGGAATTTCACCACTTCGAcaggctgtggctgctgcacTTACGCGGGACGGGTGGAAGTATGCAGTGGAAACAGGGAGGTTTGTTGTATCAGGACGAGGAAAGTAG
- a CDS encoding uncharacterized protein (EggNog:ENOG41) → MPESEMSTVVAQPSDKDSAPAKDRAAEGAEPHAKAGSTSAPAARATPRYASATATSTVARTTVSARSSATLNKQPTRSSTSAHRSTASTSTIGHRSAPSVGASEDDQKSKPASRRESTIISNSAGAAGEKKTGATGSTVASRRSTVGVGAASPKPAAPRTRTGASESVAAIRAGLTRGTVSSNAAADARKRTSAPGLVTGAPRPSTRTSVRSEAHPDSPKILDELTFKLAERDKEIESLKVELGTFESTVAELRQQLEGSSQQLDEGESQTEPKDTPDGPKTDYDAVIRDLEAQLQEKAEKLRTVDDELIEAVRIKDEGGEALDALKKELENLKVENEEKLKATETQLEQTRQDYAAQLEKLQATISDKADSDKSDADLRLAFEADIQKLQNQVDELTASKAELESTINAITSERDALTSKISDLENEISDVKSRLAISESAAKSAEASKDDEKSLVAKIESELTNREAELESARKVETELQNTISDMKVTLTGRDEEISNLKTMHDERLKQISQDYENEIESLRGDAFFKRKFEELEKLHNDLQASLTEESEKHTTALAESEERRLSALNSLESKELEHEEQLASLRRRHDEELAAAKNQALETLDVHAKELESIKARYDEQLRLALADGEATSVEQNGLHEKVLDDLKRLHEEETQGLLAAHQSTLTTMSSQHAEELAALHTKLEEVAAQLENAKSSSVEEYEASKRELLSLHAAEIEKLTTAHTDTVASLKEEGLQVTQKLEELTVAYTQMETSLREAKAQNASFEATLNETKAQNASFKATLDEAKTQSASLEEQLSLQTSTSATLQASLKAAEEQLSLQTSTNATLQASLKAAEEQLSLQTSTNATLQASLKAAQEQLVVVQAEADDVGQQLALEKVERMTALAELDAVQTAKPDTTAINTLKAELVATTKTFQDALTVVKAELKSTKDNLVDMEAKYTATRESLILTSKDLEELRIMSEMKEKTAHADYSDLNDSMTTLVEEANKRVKESEMNSEQLMKKLAEAEIRNDQLQAQLKIKDAELAEAEAQAALLKSTSGGSLDSADNAADGEEIDHSSTALALLSKVRLTAKQVDSLDREMRDRNLQLLNSITDVKLSS, encoded by the exons ATGCCAGAGAGCGAGATGTCAACCGTTGTTGCTCAGCCTAGCGACAAGGACAGCGCCCCAGCCAAAGACCGAGCCGCTGAGGGGGCTGAACCACACGCTAAAGCTGGCTCTACCTctgctccagcagcaagagccaCTCCCCGCTATGCCAGTGCAACCGCTACTTCGACTGTGGCTCGTACTACTGTCTCGGCTCGATCTTCGGCTACTCTGAACAAACAGCCGACTCGCTCGTCCACTTCAGCACACCGATCTACTGCCTCCACGTCGACGATAGGTCATCGAAGTGCCCCCAGTGTCGGTGCAAGTGAAGATGACCAGAAATCCAAGCCTGCATCGCGACGAGAGAGCACAATAATCTCAAACTCAGCGGGAGCtgcaggagagaaaaaaaccgGGGCCACAGGCAGTACTGTAGCGAGCCGTCGATCTACTGTGGGTGTTGGTGCTGCAAGCCCCAAACCAGCTGCTCCGCGTACTAGAACGGGAGCATCCGAATCAGTAGCAGCGATTCGAGCAGGATTGACCCGGGGTACTGTTTCGTCGAATGCCGCCGCGGACGCGAGAAAAAGAACATCCGCACCCGGGTTAGTGACCGGAGCTCCACGCCCATCAACAAGAACCTCCGTTCGATCTGAGGCACATCCGGACAGTCCTAAAATCCTCGACGAACTCACGTTCAAGCTAGctgagagagacaaagaaatCGAATCTCTCAAGGTAGAATTGGGTACCTTCGAAAGCACTGTAGCTGAACTTCGCCAGCAGCTAGAAGGTAGCAGCCAGCAGCTAGACGAGGGCGAGTCTCAAACTGAGCCGAAAGACACGCCTGATGGCCCGAAAACTGATTACGATGCCGTCATACGTGACCTGGAAGCCCAGCTACAAGAGAAAGCCGAAAAGCTTCGTACTGTGGATGATGAGCTTATCGAGGCTGTTCGCATCAAAGACGAGGGAGGAGAAGCCCTAGACGCACTGAAAAAAGAGCTGGAAAATTTAAAGGTTGAGAACGAGGAGAAACTCAAAGCAACCGAGACCCAACTTGAGCAGACTAGACAAGACTATGCTGCGCAACTTGAGAAGCTCCAAGCCACCATCTCTGATAAAGCAGATTCGGACAAATCAGACGCTGATTTAAGATTGGCATTTGAAGCAGACATTCAAAAACTCCAGAACCAGGTGGATGAACTGACTGCTTCAAAAGCCGAATTGGAATCGACTATTAACGCTATCACATCCGAGCGCGATGCGTTGACTAGCAAAATATCAGATCTCGAAAATGAGATCTCAGATGTCAAATCTAGGCTCGCCATATCTGAGTCGGCCGCGAAGAGTGCTGAAGCCAGTAAAGACGATGAAAAATCCCTAGTAGCGAAGATTGAGAGCGAATTAACCAACCGAGAGGCGGAGCTAGAATCTGCCCGCAAAGTTGAAACTGAGCTACAAAACACAATTAGCGACATGAAAGTCACGCTAACTGGCAGGGATGAGGAGATTTCTAACTTGAAAACAATGCACGATGAGCGTTTAAAGCAAATTTCTCAAGATTATGAGAACGAAATTGAAAGCCTCCGCGGCGATGCTTTCTTTAAACGCAAGTTTGAAGAGCTAGAAAAGCTACATAACGACTTGCAGGCTTCTTTGACTGAAGAATCAGAGAAACACACAACTGCTCTGGCAGAGTCTGAAGAGCGCCGGTTATCAGCTCTTAATTCACTCGAGTCCAAAGAACTGGAACATGAAGAGCAGCTGGCCAGTTTGAGACGTCGCCACGACGAAGAGTTGGCAGCTGCCAAAAACCAAGCTTTGGAAACATTGGATGTTCACGCCAAAGAATTAGAGTCTATTAAAGCTCGATACGATGAACAACTGCGGCTCGCACTGGCAGATGGAGAAGCTACATCGGTAGAACAAAATGGACTCCATGAGAAGGTGTTGGATGACCTTAAGAGACTTCACGAAGAAGAAACGCAGGGGCTGCTTGCTGCACATCAATCTACTCTAACAACAATGTCTAGTCAACATGCAGAAGAATTGGCTGCGCTGCATACGAAGCTCGAAGAGGTGGCAGCACAGCTTGAAAATGCGAAGTCTAGCAGCGTGGAGGAGTATGAAGCTTCAAAGCGGGAATTGCTTAGTCTACACGCTGCTGAAATCGAGAAACTCACCACTGCTCATACAGATACTGTGGCTTCATTGAAAGAAGAGGGACTCCAAGTAACGCAAAAACTAGAAGAACTAACAGTGGCGTATACACAAATGGAGACCAGCTTAAGGGAAGCCAAGGCTCAGAACGCGAGCTTCGAAGCTACTCTAAACGAAACCAAGGCTCAAAACGCAAGCTTCAAGGCTACTCTAGACGAAGCCAAAACTCAGAGTGCGAGCTTGGAGGAACAGCTGTCACTTCAGACTTCCACCAGTGCAACTCTCCAAGCCTCATTGAAAGCAGCGGAAGAGCAACTGTCACTTCAGACTTCCACCAATGCAACTCTCCAAGCCTCATTGAAGGCAGCGGAAGAGCAACTGTCACTTCAGACTTCCACCAATGCAACGCTCCAGGCTTCATTGAAAGCAGCACAGGAGCAGCTAGTTGTTGttcaagcagaagcagatgaCGTCGGCCAGCAGCTTGCTCTAGAAAAAGTAGAGCGAATGACCGCACTTGCCGAGCTAGACGCGGTTCAAACCGCCAAACCCGATACAACAGCTATCAACACCTTGAAGGCTGAACTTGTCGCAACTACCAAGACATTCCAGGATGCCTTGACCGTTGTTAAAGCTGAGTTGAAGTCCACCAAAGATAACCTGGTCGATATGGAAGCAAAATATACCGCTACACGAGAAAGCTTGATTCTCACGTCCAAGGACTTGGAAGAGCTACGGATAATGTcagagatgaaagaaaagacggcTCACGCAGATTATAGCGACTTGAATGATAGCATGACGACGCTAGTAGAAGAAGCCAATAAGAGGGTGAAGGAATCGGAGATGAATTCTGAGCAGCTCATGAAGAAGCTCGCTGAAGCAGAGATCAGGAATGATCAACTGCAAGCTCAGTTAAAAATCAAGGATGCTGAGCTAGCGGAGGCAGAG GCTCAGGCCGCCCTACTCAAGTCCACCAGCGGTGGGAGTCTAGATTCGGCAGATAATGCAGCCGACGGTGAAGAAATTGATCACTCTTCAACGGCATTAGCTTTG CTCAGCAAAGTTAGATTGACTGCCAAACAAGTCGACTCTCTAGACCGAGAGATGAGGGACCGTAACTTGCA GCTCCTCAACTCAATTACGGATGTGAAGCTGTCATCttaa
- the SAC6 gene encoding Fimbrin, actin-bundling protein (BUSCO:EOG092D0SSQ): MNVLKLQRKFPQFPQNEIFQLSDAFQRLDVEDRGYLDEATAIKATQQSENQPYDVVRQALKEVDLDSSRRVELEDYVGLIAKLRAGSTAQKRLSTGPGPAPSGAGATPGHASKGSVSGKIHVQGSNANTTHTINEDERTEFTRHINAVLAGDPDIGSRLPFPTDTFEMFDECKDGLVLAKLINDSVPDTIDERVLNMPGRKTRTLNAFQMSENNNIVIESCKGIGCSVVNIGAGDIIEVREHLILGLIWQIIRRGLLGKIDIKLHPELYRLLEDDETLEQFLRLPPEQILLRWFNYHLKAANWPRRVTNFSSDVKDSENYTVLLAQIGGEYGCTRAALQTRDLSQRAEEVLQEADKLGCRKFLTPSSLVAGNPKLNLAFVANLFNTHPALDPITEEEKLQVEDFDAEGEREARVFTLWLNSLDVQPAVVSFFDDLRDGSVLLQAYDKVIKGSVNWRHVNKAPAHGGEMLRFKAVENTNYAIELGKQNGFSLVGIQGADITDGQRTLTLGLVWQLMRKDITLTLSSLAQNLGKREITDAEMVRWANDMSKKGGRSSSIRSFKDPTIGSGIFLLDVLNGMKSSYVDYDLVTPGQTEEDAYMNAKLSISIARKLGATIWLVPEDICQVRSRLVTTFIGSLMATYGKA; the protein is encoded by the exons ATGAATGTCCTTAAGCTTCAGAG GAAGTTTCCTCAGTTTCCTCAGAATGAGATCTTCCAGCTATCCGACGCCTTCCAGCGGCTGGACGTAGAAGACCGGGGATATCTCGATGAAGCAACGGCCATTAAGGCCACTCAGCAAAGCGAAAACCAGCCTTATGACGTTGTCAGACAAGCTCTGAAGGAAGTAGACCTAGACTCTTCACGGCGAGTCGAACTCGAAGACTATGTCGGA CTTATTGCTAAATTGCGCGCCGGATCAACCGCCCAAAAACGTCTCTCTACTGGTCCTGGGCCAGCACCTTCTGGAGCTGGTGCCACTCCAGGCCATGCTTCCAAGGGCAGCGTAAGCGGCAAGATCCACGTCCAAGGATCAAATGCGAATACCACGCATACAAtcaatgaagatgagagaacAGAGTTTACACGCCACATTAACGCGGTTTTGGCTGGTGATCCGGATATTGGTAGCCGACTTCCGTTCCCAACCGACACATTCGAGATGTTTGACGAATGTAAGGATGGATTGGTTCTTGCGAAGCTCATTAACGATAGCGTTCCGGATACTATCGATGAGCGAGTTTTAAATATGCCCGGACGGAAAACCCGAACTCTGAATGCTTTTCAAATGAGCGAGAACAACAACATCGTCATTGAGTCATGCAAGGGCATTGGGTGCTCTGTTGTCAATATCGGAGCTGGAGATATCATTGAAGTCCGCGAGCATCTTATTCTCGGTCTCATTTGGCAAATAATTCGACGAGGCTTGCTGGGGAAAATCGATATCAAGCTGCACCCTGAACTCTACCGACTcctggaagatgatgagactTTAGAGCAGTTCCTGAGACTGCCTCCCGAGCAGATTTTACTTCGCTGGTTCAACTATCACCTAAAAGCCGCCAATTGGCCTAGAAG AGTCACAAACTTCTCTAGCGATGTGAAGGATAGTGAAAACTACACCGTCCTCCTCGCGCAAATAGGAGGAGAGTATGGCTGCACACGAGCTGCTCTGCAAACCAGAGATTTATCAcagagagctgaagaggtTTTGCAAGAAGCCGATAAGCTTGGATGCCGCAAGTTTTTAACTCCGTCATCATTGGTTGCGGGCAACCCAAAACTTAACTTGGCATTCGTCGCTAACCTCTTCAACACCCACCCTGCGCTTGATCCTATtaccgaagaagaaaagttgCAGGTCGAAGATTTCGATGCAGAGGGAGAACGCGAGGCGAGAGTCTTTACTCTGTGGCTAAACAGTTTAGATGTGCAGCCAGCTGTAGTCTCGTTTTTCGATGATCTGAGAGACGGCTCGGTTCTTCTGCAAGCATACGACAAGGTCATTAAAGGATCTGTTAACTGGCGCCACGTTAACAAAGCACCCGCTCATGGAGGTGAAATGCTCAGATTCAAAGCTGTTGAAAATACCAACTATGCTATAGAGTTGGGCAAACAGAATGGATTTTCGCTCGTGGGCATTCAAGGAGCAGACATTACTGATGGCCAAAGAACGTTGACACTCGGACTTGTGTGGCAACTCATGCGAAAAGACATAACGTTGACGCTATCCTCTCTGGCGCAAAATCTTGGCAAGAGAGAAATAACTGACGCCGAAATGGTCAGATGGGCCAACGATATGTCAAAGAAGGGCGGTCGGAGCTCATCCATTCGCTCGTTCAAGGATCCAACGATTGGCTCTGGTATTTTCCTTCTGGATGTCCTAAACGGCATGAAGAGCAGCTACGTGGACTATGACCTTGTGACACCTGGCCAAACGGAAGAAGATGCATACATGAATGCGAAATTGAGCATTAGTATTGCTCGTAAGCTTGGCGCGACCATATGGCTTGTCCCCGAAGATATTTGCCAGGTCCGTAGTCGTCTGGTGACGACGTTCATTG GATCTCTGATGGCAACTTATGGCAAAGCGTAA
- a CDS encoding uncharacterized protein (EggNog:ENOG41), translating to MIPDGEFSKSGMLETDILQLQDLFPDLQSWDIRHALLEANGVVATALDTLLSVQYLLSTTAQKTAPDALSIPGDTKTEDLGRNRSVYGYDAARMANSETSMSSPKTLKTPAAIVYVSERLNMPAEEVSIIYAENGNSKVATILGILDQFLIQREAEPPTTLEKKVIDDLKQKYRNTPDEYLQVIVQITGPDSIYAAELASQVNAYFSKRSMNQKLKLNYRLTPLPQEDLEGSTGTVIDTWAEGRSPRRATTLSTSSTGKDLSRALQTSNNLQRQKQDAIASAASLHRRGASNPLYRQAAGYYAQQAREHAKRAQEATSTAADILVDQQSTDRTVDLHGVSVQDGVRIARQRALNWWKDLRGSREGPVLDESLTIITGLGRHNTSGISPLRQAVAAALTRDGWKYAVETGRFVVSGRGK from the exons ATGATTCCAGATGGCGAATTCTCCAAGTCTGGCATGCTGGAAACAGACATTCTGCAGCTACAGGATTTATTCCCTGATTTACAAAGTTGGGATATTAGGCATGCCCTACTTGAAGCAAACGGTGTCGTTGCAACTGCGTTGGATACCCTCCTTAGTGTACAATACCTCCTATCTACCACTGCTCAAAAGACTGCACCAGATGCACTTTCCATCCCTGGTGACACCAAGACTGAAGACCTTGGTAGGAACCGCAGTGTATACGGATACGACGCGGCAAGAATGGCCAATAGCGAGACCAGTATGAGTAGTCCAAAGACGCTTAAAA CTCCCGCTGCTATCGTCTACGTATCTGAACGCTTAAACATGCCTGCTGAAGAAGTTTCTATAATATACGCCGAAAACGGCAACTCTAAAGTGGCTACCATCTTAGGAATTCTGGATCAGTTCCTCATACAGAGAGAAGCTGAGCCCCCAACAACTCTAGAGAAAAAAGTTATAGATGATCTCAAACAGAAGTACCGCAATACCCCGGACGAGTACTTGCAAGTTATCGTCCAGATAACTGGACCAGATTCTATATATGCTGCGGAGCTCGCGTCACAAGTAAACGCatactttagtaaaagaTCAATGAACCAGAAACTCAAACTGAATTATAGACTGACACCGTTACCCCAAGAAGATCTTGAAGGATCAACGGGGACGGTCATTGATACTTGGGCTGAAGGAAGGAGTCCCCGTCGGGCTACCACATTATCAACGTCTAGCACCGGAAAGGATCTCAGCCGGGCTCTGCAAACATCAAATAATCTACAAAGGCAGAAACAAGATGCGATTGCATCCGCTGCAAGCCTCCATCGACGTGGGGCTTCGAACCCGCTGTATCGGCAGGCAGCAGGTTACTATGCGCAACAAGCTCGCGAACACGCAAAGCGTGCCCAAGAAGCTACGTCCACTGCGGCAGATATATTAGTTGACCAACAAAGCACCGATAGGACAGTTGATTTGCATGGCGTGTCTGTCCAAGATGGAGTGCGAATTGCTCGCCAGCGAGCGTTGAATTGGTGGAAAGATTTACGTGGATCTCGAGAAGGGCCTGTGTTAGACGAAAGTCTCACTATCATTACTGGTTTGGGACGTCATAATACAAGTGGAATTTCACCACTTCGAcaggctgtggctgctgcacTTACGCGGGACGGGTGGAAGTATGCAGTGGAAACAGGGAGGTTTGTTGTATCAGGACGAGGAAAGTAG